A stretch of Triticum aestivum cultivar Chinese Spring chromosome 1D, IWGSC CS RefSeq v2.1, whole genome shotgun sequence DNA encodes these proteins:
- the LOC123182105 gene encoding dnaJ protein homolog 1 yields MGNPPELYYQLLNITRDTPPQEIRAAYRCLVRQWHPDKHPPSSKSEAEDRFKAITQAYEALLDQHENRAVLRARNADEGRRSCARPEERVEGSAAAMARAPERAARMSGAPPPRTPPARESQKVYSSTDIGGGGRRAFAEFSSYVVRKAPPLERKVECTLEELCAGCKKEVKYTRDVVTKNGLIAKKEVTQIIRVKPGWKKGTKVTFEGLGNERPGCLPGDAVFTVSARRHKAFKRQGDDLVLKAEVPLVNALTGWSFSFRLLGGEKVSWSFRDEVIRPGYEKVVRGEGMPVVGGKKGARGDLRVKFDVVFPKNLTGEQRRGLVEILRGCA; encoded by the exons ATGGGGAACCCGCCGGAGCTGTACTACCAGCTGCTGAACATCACCAGGGACACGCCCCCGCAGGAGATCAGGGCGGCATACCGGTGCCTGGTGCGCCAGTGGCACCCCGACAAGCACCCGCCGTCCTCCAAGTCCGAGGCCGAGGACCGGTTCAAGGCCATCACCCAGGCGTACGAG GCTCTCCTGGACCAGCACGAGAACAGGGCCGTGCTCCGGGCGCGCAACGCCGACGAGGGCAGGAGGAGCTGCGCTAGGCCCGAGGAGCGCGTTGAAGGCAGCGCGGCGGCAATGGCGCGGGCCCCCGAGAGGGCGGCGAGAATGAgcggcgccccgccgccccgcacgcCCCCGGCGAGGGAGTCCCAGAAGGTGTACAGCTCCACGGacatcggcggcggcgggcggcgcgcgttCGCCGAGTTCTCCAGCTACGTGGTGCGCAAGGCGCCGCCGCTGGAGCGCAAGGTGGAGTGCACCCTGGAGGAGCTCTGCGCCGGGTGCAAGAAGGAGGTCAAGTACACCCGCGACGTCGTCACCAAGAACGG GCTGATCGCCAAGAAGGAGGTGACGCAGATCATCCGGGTGAAGCCCGGGTGGAAGAAGGGGACCAAGGTGACGTTCGAGGGCCTGGGCAACGAGCGCCCCGGCTGCCTCCCCGGCGACGCCGTCTTCACCGTGTCGGCCAGGAGGCACAAGGCGTTCAAGCGGCAGGGCGACGACCTGGTGCTCAAGGCGGAGGTGCCGCTGGTGAACGCGCTCACCGGCTGGTCATTCTCGTTCCGCCTGCTCGGCGGCGAGAAGGTCAGCTGGTCGTTCCGCGACGAGGTCATCCGCCCCGGGTACGAGAAGGTGGTGAGGGGGGAGGGCATGCCCGTCGTCGGCGGCAAGAAGGGCGCGCGCGGGGACCTGCGGGTCAAGTTCGACGTGGTGTTCCCCAAGAACCTCACCGGCGAGCAGCGAAGGGGCCTCGTCGAGATCCTGAGGGGCTGCGCCTGA